AGTTTTATAGTGCAATATATACgtacataaatatattacGTATTGTGCgtataagtgaaaaaaatcagATAGCCAAGCTTTGAGTTATTGTTTTACAACATTaatcttaacaaaatttttattataataatattaataacaataatataaacaacaacagcaatagaatttaataattaaaattatttattccaaCGTAAGTACGCACAGtagcaataaaaaaacaacaaacgttgattatttattttatttatatttttgtaaactgCGTCAGTTACATTAGTACGTAATAAAAGACcgattgttttattattattaattttttgttaattgcaTTCCTTTTTGAAGTCACGCCcgaaattgaaattaaataaatattttttttttatttaaaataaattttttatacaatatcttaatttttagactttgccttgaaagttttaatttatgaaatagaatctaaattataattacgggCTAATAGGTCATGAACAgacgtaatttatttatacatggACGtgcgttttatttatttcatcgtttgtttagtttttttattatcttcaagaaaaaatgtattgaatttattctaataataattttcattttcaggGATCACTAGAGTATGAGTAGGTCTTTATGGATCACCAATAATTCTGAATTTATATTTGAGAGTAATAATACACACTTTGAAGAAATATTCTTTAACTGTAATTATTTTGAGGGTATTAACAAAaggataattgataatataaaaataaaatgccgcCAAAACAAAGGAAAATAGCTATCATGGGATACAGATCTGTTGGTAAATCATCGCTGAGTATACAATTTGTTGAAGGACAATTTGTTGATTCTTATGATCCAACTATTGAAAACAGTaagatgttttttaaattaattaattaattatgttttcttcaattttatattcatgaaattagcagacttattttttttaatttaaacttaaggATATTCGTGCGTAAGACATAACAGTAGATtgaagttttatttttcagttttgataagtttaatcataaaaattgaaaattcgttgtcgattatttaaaaaagtaattagtgataaaaaaattatatttttaacatgcAACCTTATAGCagatcagaattttttttaattaaaaattataatttttatattattaaagtaggtaccaaaataaataatttttaaaaaaattatttgatttatgcAGCTTATATAAATGCATTAAAAACATGGTGTTGACGaacgtttaaattaattatttattattttagttggtataattgaaattattttagttaattttttaacgtaCTGAAAACAAGCACCTCAATACAGCTAATTAAATAGTTAGAAATAACAGATTTGTCTAATTTAATAAGCAATAAAAATGGACGTCAAATCAACAActagtttttatttactgatttttttaactaaatgcTTAaaaggttattattatttttaacaattttttttaatataaagaatGGAATATTTCATTCTTACTTCTTACTGTCTTAACGATACATACTTAATAACGGATtactgaaatttttgaaaaaaaatattaaaaactctgCCATTGTGACGTCATTTCCGACGAGCCCTCCAAAAAAGATGCGTCCGCGTTGACAGCAGAACTCCTAGCAGGATCATttgaagtgaaaaaaaaaatatgtgcttTAGTTAAGACTTCAAACTAAAACTTaaacgaaagaaaaaaaatgaaaattggatttttggcagagatttttacgaaaaaatgaaaaatttggttaaaatttcgcagcatttttttattttaaatagttgtaattaaaaaaaaaatctttcgtTTAAGTCCGTGTAAATTGTATCTCGGAGGCCTGTCTAAAATTTCACCAAGATCAAAACACAGTTTttagaaaaacgcgtttaaagtctAGCGTAGCGCATGAACGTCTTTGaagctgtaaaaaaaaagttcaaatagcggcatgaatttttaaaaatttcttggtaatttttttttgttaatctaattataatttacaattttagatGTTTGtttgaaagtaattttttatgattataatcCTATTATCCAAACTATGTAAAATTACATAGAACAGTTcacaatttgttaattaaagaGCTTACTTTTCCTTTTAAGTACAAAAATATGAAAGAGGTATAAAAGATACATTTTGCATTACTTTAAACCGTATCTAGTTATGTTGAACTTGGTAATTAGTTGGATTAAAACCCTTTTTATTGCTAATGGCTTCATTAAAGATCATAAGCACCAGGTCATTGACCTTTAGAACTAATACTGTAATGGAACGAatcattattttcattcaTAAGATGTTAAAGCATTGAGTTCCAGGTCAAAACTTCAATGAGACTGGAAAACGAATAATCTTTTGGATTGtgtatttatgtttattttaaaagactCTTTGTGACAAATAATCTGACATAATTCCCGAAAATAATGTTATCGTTCTGGGATTTTTGTTAAGATTCAATGacctacacagaaaaaaaacttcttgcaccaagaaagatttaaggaagacaaaagttattttggagctagaagaaattttcttggctcaagaaactttgacttcattcaagaaattttcaagtttccttaatattttcttgagccaagaaaatttaccctccagtcaagaatttttttttcagtgcagtattaaacaaaaatatttttctgtgagtaaaaatttacattttgtgactttttttattaaataatattttgactATCgtctagaatttttaaatttcgtctaaaataattaaattttttataaaaataaaattagaacacttctgacaatttttagaatttctttattgaaaaaatttaaagaaaaaaatccatgtacaaaaaatttgaaaaaacatTCGtacaattaaagaaaaataatttttttattataaagaaaattattaaaaaaaaaaaaacttaaaattttttttgtgtgctaATTTTGgtaccattaatttttttacaaatatttacttttaaaattaaaaaattttagtcatgAAATACGCTActgaattttgattattaatttttttttttaatttaattgcgtttaattaatataataagtctgaattactatttaaaacgtattttgaagtttttttaaactttcattGAAATCACTGCTatcatttgattatttattctaCAATCTGTTTGTTCTGATTTAGCTTCATAttcaaaattaagtttttaaattatttattattcaaattttatttcacatcaaattaaatatcattaaataaatatttattcggatgattaataaataaataaaaaaatttttattttcatttcaaatGCATGACAAATTAGAAGTTTGCAATGGAATTGTTTCCGGGTGAAGACTAGCACCAGAGGTGACAGTTTTAAGAACTTAGCTCTTAACAAATCTTATATAGTTTTCTATCAGACACGAATTTTTCATGAAGATTTTATTGTATTGTATAAAAGAAcagtaattatatttaaataattgaattttatttattacagcaTTCACTAAAAATACACGAGTAAATAGTCAAGATTATGAAGTAAAATTAGTTGATACAGCTGGTCAAGATGAGTACAGTATATTTCCAACGCAATATTCCATGGACATTCACGGATACGTGTTAGTTTACAGTATAACGAGCGCTAAGAGTTTTGAAATCGTACAGATAATTTACGATAAATTGCTAGACATTACAGGAAAAAATCAGTAAGTATTTTTTGCACgtctcatagcgcgaagcgcgtgaggttgtgctttatattactcgactcgtcaaggtcaagcaattttgtgatctttaaatgtctct
The sequence above is drawn from the Cotesia glomerata isolate CgM1 linkage group LG4, MPM_Cglom_v2.3, whole genome shotgun sequence genome and encodes:
- the LOC123262498 gene encoding GTP-binding protein Rheb homolog, producing the protein MPPKQRKIAIMGYRSVGKSSLSIQFVEGQFVDSYDPTIENTFTKNTRVNSQDYEVKLVDTAGQDEYSIFPTQYSMDIHGYVLVYSITSAKSFEIVQIIYDKLLDITGKNHVPIVLVGNKTDLYVDRMVTTEQGKKLADSWQAIFLETSAKQNESVADIFHTLLMEIEKADGNVQEKSNCLIS